In a genomic window of Candidatus Methanoperedens sp.:
- a CDS encoding DUF433 domain-containing protein: protein MQKEIFKRIVCDPDLLGGKPVIKGTRISVEFLLELLANNWTHEEIMENYPRIKKEDILAALEYSLSLLKEEHLYIIPEKATA, encoded by the coding sequence ATGCAAAAAGAAATTTTCAAGCGGATCGTTTGCGACCCTGATCTTCTTGGTGGAAAACCTGTTATAAAAGGAACCAGGATATCTGTTGAATTCTTGCTGGAACTGCTGGCAAACAACTGGACCCATGAAGAGATAATGGAGAACTATCCCCGGATCAAAAAAGAAGATATCCTTGCTGCCCTAGAATATTCGCTATCTCTCCTGAAAGAAGAACATCTTTACATAATTCCCGAAAAGGCTACTGCTTGA